Proteins from a genomic interval of Clostridium sp. M62/1:
- the rpsB gene encoding 30S ribosomal protein S2, which produces MSVISMKQLLEAGVHFGHQTRRWNPKMAPYIYTERNGIHIIDLQKSVGKVDEAYKAVSDIAAEGGTILFVGTKKQAQEAIRVEAERCGMFYVNERWLGGMLTNFKTIQSRINRLKEIETMAEDGTFDVLPKKEVIALKKEWEKLEKNLGGIKEMKRIPDAIFVVDPKKERICVQEAHTLGIPLIGIVDTNCDPEELDYVIPGNDDAIRAVKLIVSRMADAVIEANQGEAEAPAEGEEFAEEAAEA; this is translated from the coding sequence ATGAGCGTTATTTCAATGAAGCAGTTACTGGAAGCTGGCGTACATTTCGGTCACCAGACAAGAAGATGGAACCCTAAGATGGCTCCATACATCTACACAGAGAGAAACGGAATCCACATCATCGACTTACAGAAGTCTGTAGGCAAGGTAGATGAGGCTTACAAGGCAGTTTCCGATATCGCAGCAGAGGGCGGCACAATCCTTTTCGTAGGTACAAAGAAGCAGGCTCAGGAGGCTATCAGGGTTGAGGCTGAGAGATGCGGAATGTTCTATGTAAACGAGAGATGGTTAGGCGGAATGCTGACAAACTTCAAGACCATCCAGAGCCGTATCAACCGCTTAAAAGAGATCGAGACCATGGCAGAGGACGGAACATTTGATGTTCTTCCAAAGAAGGAAGTTATCGCTCTGAAGAAGGAGTGGGAGAAGCTTGAGAAGAACCTTGGCGGTATCAAGGAGATGAAGAGAATCCCGGACGCTATCTTCGTAGTAGATCCGAAGAAGGAGAGAATCTGCGTCCAGGAGGCACACACACTGGGTATTCCGTTAATCGGCATCGTTGATACAAACTGCGATCCGGAGGAGCTTGACTATGTGATCCCAGGAAACGACGACGCTATCAGAGCCGTTAAGCTTATCGTGTCCAGAATGGCAGACGCTGTTATCGAGGCTAACCAGGGTGAGGCTGAGGCTCCTGCAGAGGGCGAGGAGTTCGCTGAGGAAGCTGCAGAGGCTTAA
- the tsf gene encoding translation elongation factor Ts, with product MAVTAAMVKELREMTGAGMMDCKKALAATDGDMDKAVEFLREKGLAGAAKKAGRIAAEGIVATKLAEDGKTAVVVEVNAETDFVAKNEKFQSYVADVAAQALASDAADMDAFMAEKWAKDESLTVAEALSSQISIIGENMKIRRFEKLTEANGFVASYIHAGGKIGVLVDVETDVVNDEIKEMAKNVAMQAAALKPLYTNRDEVDAEYIEKEKEILTVAAKNEKPDANDKIISGMVMGRINKELKEICLLDQVYVKAEDGKQSVAQYVAQVAKANNAKVTVKKFVRFETGEGIEKKEENFAEEVAKQMGM from the coding sequence ATGGCAGTTACAGCCGCAATGGTAAAGGAATTACGTGAAATGACAGGTGCCGGAATGATGGACTGCAAGAAGGCTCTTGCAGCTACAGACGGCGACATGGACAAGGCAGTTGAGTTCTTAAGAGAAAAGGGACTTGCCGGAGCAGCTAAGAAGGCAGGACGTATCGCAGCAGAGGGTATCGTTGCCACAAAGCTGGCAGAGGACGGAAAGACAGCCGTTGTCGTTGAGGTTAACGCAGAGACAGACTTCGTTGCAAAGAATGAGAAGTTCCAGAGCTACGTTGCAGATGTTGCCGCACAGGCACTTGCTTCTGACGCAGCAGATATGGATGCATTCATGGCTGAGAAGTGGGCAAAGGATGAGAGCCTGACAGTTGCAGAGGCGCTTTCTTCCCAGATCTCCATCATCGGCGAGAACATGAAGATCAGAAGATTCGAGAAGCTGACAGAGGCTAACGGCTTCGTTGCTTCCTATATTCATGCAGGCGGAAAGATCGGCGTTTTAGTAGACGTTGAGACAGACGTTGTAAACGATGAAATCAAGGAGATGGCTAAGAACGTAGCTATGCAGGCTGCCGCATTAAAGCCATTATATACAAACAGAGATGAAGTTGACGCAGAGTACATTGAGAAAGAGAAAGAGATCTTAACTGTAGCTGCCAAGAACGAGAAACCGGACGCAAATGACAAGATCATCAGCGGAATGGTTATGGGACGCATCAATAAGGAGTTAAAGGAAATCTGCTTATTAGATCAGGTTTATGTAAAGGCTGAGGATGGCAAGCAGTCCGTAGCTCAGTATGTTGCCCAGGTTGCCAAAGCTAACAACGCAAAGGTAACAGTTAAGAAGTTCGTTCGTTTTGAGACTGGCGAGGGTATCGAGAAGAAGGAAGAGAACTTCGCTGAGGAAGTAGCAAAACAGATGGGAATGTAA
- a CDS encoding ABC transporter permease, with translation MAAAVLLFVLWPLLCIAAESLWADGGLTFSAYKNLFQENASLIRHSVFTGTLAALFSTVLGIAVALRIVTLQGRVKLVLMGILLMTMVSPPFIASLVYIQLFGKRGWITYRLLGLMISPYNKWGIIAMQSLHFASLNALFAVGILEKIDHRILAASRDLGASAADTMKQIVFPMLKPAAGICFILSFIRSVSDFGTPAVIGGRYNTLASAIYLELIGYADLEKASAMNMLLLLPAVAAFLLYRLLMRKSDRLTAADSQKNSRSGLPLPLTGIVGAAVRLMSAMFFLMMTLQYICIFLTGFLKSKKGVYYFSLDNFNSLLSYNMESLTRSIQYSLIAAVAGTAFAILFAYYLERRKVRFRGFFDFISTMPYLLPGTCFGIGYILAFNSGILKMTGTAAIIIINMIFKQLPMVTKLTAASLAQLNSRVEDAARDLGAGRFHVTKDIVLPNLRRTFVTGFIYNFSSSMTTVGAVVFLISARHKLAVYTLFDAINSGEYGVASLISSLIILTTIAVTGGVSALLLREERGDGSSGRKKRKRKKGEVKQAPGQGEVWKEGEKHVSGN, from the coding sequence ATGGCGGCTGCTGTCCTTCTGTTCGTTCTCTGGCCGCTTCTGTGCATTGCAGCAGAGAGCCTGTGGGCAGACGGGGGGCTCACCTTCTCAGCATACAAAAATCTGTTTCAGGAGAATGCTTCGCTGATACGGCACAGCGTATTTACCGGGACGCTGGCTGCGCTTTTCTCCACAGTTCTGGGAATTGCGGTGGCTCTGAGGATCGTGACGCTCCAGGGAAGGGTTAAGCTTGTCCTCATGGGAATCCTCCTTATGACTATGGTTTCGCCACCCTTTATCGCTTCTCTTGTGTATATCCAGCTTTTTGGAAAGAGGGGATGGATCACCTACCGGCTTCTGGGACTGATGATAAGCCCCTACAATAAATGGGGAATTATTGCAATGCAGAGCCTTCACTTTGCATCATTGAACGCCCTGTTTGCAGTTGGAATTCTGGAAAAGATCGATCACAGGATTCTGGCGGCTTCCAGAGATCTGGGGGCATCTGCGGCTGATACTATGAAGCAGATTGTATTTCCCATGCTGAAGCCTGCAGCAGGTATCTGCTTTATCCTGTCGTTTATCCGCTCCGTATCTGATTTTGGAACACCGGCCGTGATCGGAGGGCGCTATAATACGCTGGCTTCCGCCATATACCTGGAGCTGATCGGCTATGCCGATCTGGAAAAGGCCTCAGCCATGAATATGCTCCTTCTGCTTCCGGCAGTGGCGGCCTTTCTTCTCTACCGCCTTTTGATGCGGAAATCAGACCGTCTGACTGCAGCTGACAGCCAGAAAAACAGCAGAAGCGGGCTGCCCCTTCCGCTGACAGGAATTGTGGGAGCAGCAGTGCGGCTGATGTCAGCCATGTTTTTCCTTATGATGACACTGCAGTATATCTGCATTTTTCTGACAGGATTTCTCAAATCGAAAAAAGGCGTATATTATTTTTCGCTGGACAATTTTAACAGCCTCCTGTCCTACAACATGGAGAGCCTGACAAGGAGTATTCAGTATTCGCTGATTGCGGCAGTGGCGGGAACTGCCTTTGCCATCCTTTTTGCCTACTATCTGGAACGGAGAAAGGTGAGGTTCAGAGGATTTTTCGATTTCATCTCCACGATGCCGTATCTGCTGCCCGGAACCTGCTTCGGAATCGGCTACATTCTGGCGTTTAACAGCGGAATCCTCAAGATGACAGGCACTGCGGCAATCATCATTATCAATATGATATTTAAGCAGCTCCCCATGGTGACAAAGCTGACAGCCGCCTCCCTGGCACAGCTTAACAGCCGGGTGGAGGATGCCGCCAGGGATCTGGGGGCGGGACGCTTCCATGTGACGAAAGATATTGTTCTGCCAAATCTCAGGCGAACTTTTGTGACAGGTTTTATATACAATTTCTCCAGCTCCATGACGACGGTGGGAGCAGTGGTGTTTCTAATAAGCGCACGCCACAAGCTGGCAGTTTATACGCTGTTTGACGCCATCAATTCCGGTGAGTACGGGGTGGCATCTCTGATCTCATCCCTGATCATTCTGACAACTATAGCTGTCACCGGCGGTGTATCCGCCCTTCTCCTGAGGGAGGAGAGAGGAGACGGCAGCAGCGGCCGAAAAAAGCGAAAGCGGAAAAAGGGGGAAGTGAAACAGGCACCGGGTCAGGGGGAAGTTTGGAAGGAAGGTGAGAAGCATGTATCTGGAAATTGA
- a CDS encoding PHP domain-containing protein has translation MFIDLHMHEKTFSKDSFLSLREMVDIARKKGLDGICITDHDDIGIKEYAESYSRETGFPIFVGYEFYSLQGDILAFGVPEVPPERISAQDFINYVKSFGGVCIAAHPFRNNSRGLEENLRLVKGLDGIEALNGSTLPDACNQAFSYARELGIQCTGASDCHVPSKVGVYATWFPEPVATLDEFISVFKKGQCRPAVYRDGSYTVADHA, from the coding sequence ATGTTTATTGATCTGCATATGCATGAGAAGACATTTTCAAAGGACAGCTTCCTCTCCCTGAGAGAGATGGTGGATATTGCCAGAAAAAAGGGGTTAGATGGAATCTGTATTACGGATCACGACGACATCGGCATTAAGGAGTACGCAGAGAGCTACTCCAGAGAAACGGGGTTTCCTATTTTTGTGGGATATGAATTTTACTCTCTTCAGGGGGACATTCTGGCCTTCGGGGTTCCAGAGGTTCCGCCGGAGCGTATTTCAGCCCAGGATTTTATCAACTATGTAAAAAGTTTCGGGGGAGTCTGCATAGCAGCCCATCCGTTCAGAAACAACAGCCGCGGGCTGGAGGAGAATCTTCGCCTTGTAAAAGGGCTGGACGGCATCGAGGCCCTGAACGGAAGCACGCTTCCTGATGCCTGCAATCAGGCGTTTTCCTATGCCAGGGAACTGGGAATCCAGTGTACAGGAGCCAGCGACTGCCATGTTCCGTCCAAGGTAGGCGTATATGCCACCTGGTTTCCTGAGCCGGTGGCCACTCTGGATGAATTTATCTCTGTCTTTAAAAAAGGCCAGTGCCGCCCCGCCGTATACAGGGACGGCAGCTATACTGTGGCAGATCACGCATAG
- a CDS encoding ABC transporter permease, producing MAKYILKRIGLAVVTAWLVATLTFFLMNLVPGGPFMAEKALTPQAQAAMEQKYGLDKPLGEQYIIYMDKVIHGDLGPSVKQRGRTVNTIIQTKFPVSARIGGLAILLAVCIGVPLGSIAAFNRGKLIDNIIILFTTCGIAIPSFVICTVLMQILSNWLGLLPTYGLTSWKHYIMPVIALALYPSSYIARLMRSSMLDVLGQDYMRTARAKGVSWVASVFKHALRNAILPVVTYLGPLLAYTVTGSFIVEKIFTIPGLGSEFIGAITGRDYPLIMGTTIFLAVLIIVMNVIVDIAYTLIDPRIKLK from the coding sequence ATGGCAAAATACATTTTAAAGCGTATTGGTCTGGCGGTTGTTACAGCCTGGCTGGTTGCTACTCTTACATTCTTCCTGATGAACCTGGTGCCAGGCGGCCCATTTATGGCTGAAAAGGCGCTCACGCCACAGGCTCAGGCTGCAATGGAGCAGAAATACGGTTTGGATAAGCCGCTGGGAGAGCAGTATATCATCTATATGGACAAAGTTATCCATGGAGATTTGGGACCCAGCGTAAAACAGAGAGGACGTACAGTAAACACGATTATTCAGACGAAGTTCCCGGTTTCCGCAAGGATCGGCGGTCTGGCAATCCTGCTGGCTGTCTGTATCGGAGTTCCCTTAGGAAGTATTGCGGCGTTCAACAGAGGAAAGCTGATTGACAATATTATTATTCTGTTTACCACCTGCGGAATCGCCATACCCAGTTTCGTTATCTGTACGGTGCTCATGCAGATTTTAAGCAACTGGCTGGGACTGCTTCCTACCTACGGACTGACGTCCTGGAAGCACTACATCATGCCGGTCATCGCTCTGGCCCTGTATCCGTCTTCCTATATCGCAAGACTGATGCGTTCCTCCATGCTGGACGTTCTGGGACAGGACTATATGAGAACAGCCAGGGCGAAGGGCGTTTCATGGGTAGCGAGCGTATTCAAGCATGCCCTGAGAAACGCAATTCTTCCGGTTGTCACCTATCTGGGACCGCTGTTAGCCTATACAGTTACAGGAAGCTTTATTGTTGAGAAGATCTTCACCATTCCGGGACTTGGCTCTGAGTTCATCGGCGCTATCACGGGACGTGATTATCCGCTGATCATGGGTACTACCATTTTCCTGGCCGTTCTGATTATTGTGATGAACGTGATCGTGGATATTGCATACACGCTGATTGATCCGCGTATTAAACTGAAATAG
- a CDS encoding nitrite/sulfite reductase has protein sequence MGNEAWKQDLAEFKKVTEQFYNKEVAVKDYKGFSGGFGSYAQRGAEASMLRLRLAGGRMTKDQLKFIADSIEAYQIDKVHLTTCQSVQLHNLSGQAVCEIMEEALDHGINTRGGGGDFPRNVMVSPLSGVEEGERFDVLPYALRAADYLMGFIKTVKLPRKLKVCFSNSPKNLSHATFRDLGFAAREDGLFDVYSAGGLGANPKMGALVAGAVEPEDILYYIKAMVKTFMAYGNYENRAKARTRYMQDTLGKEGYIEAYGEKLREVMDEEKDNLKIKKEELISFHPEEKARKAAACTELSDRAREAVKSFRVTAQKQRGLYAVEYHPIGGTPEPSVFRKLYETVKDMEEVEMRVAPDEAMFILNLTAEEAAEVLEVTQDSAASLFETSVACIGASICQVGVRDSQALIRTLVEEMRKHSFKDGTLPKIHISGCPSSCGTHQIGTIGFQGGVKVIDKAANPAFVLHVNGSDREGDERFGENWGTMLEKDIPPFLAEVGETVERTGKNFDEWLAENAGEFRAIADRYLC, from the coding sequence ATGGGAAATGAAGCGTGGAAGCAGGATTTAGCGGAGTTTAAGAAGGTAACAGAGCAGTTTTACAACAAGGAAGTGGCAGTAAAGGATTACAAAGGCTTTTCCGGCGGCTTTGGAAGCTATGCACAGAGAGGGGCTGAGGCCAGCATGCTGCGCCTTCGCCTGGCAGGCGGCCGCATGACGAAGGATCAGCTGAAATTTATCGCCGACAGCATTGAGGCGTATCAGATCGACAAGGTTCATTTGACGACCTGTCAGTCTGTTCAGCTTCACAATCTGAGCGGACAGGCTGTCTGTGAGATTATGGAGGAGGCCCTTGACCACGGGATCAACACCAGAGGAGGCGGAGGAGATTTCCCGAGAAATGTGATGGTTTCCCCGCTTTCCGGCGTGGAGGAGGGCGAGCGGTTTGACGTGCTGCCCTATGCCCTCAGGGCGGCTGACTATCTGATGGGCTTTATCAAGACAGTAAAGCTGCCGAGAAAGCTGAAAGTATGTTTCTCCAACTCGCCTAAGAACCTGTCCCATGCAACCTTCCGCGATCTGGGCTTTGCGGCCAGGGAGGACGGACTGTTTGACGTCTACAGCGCAGGAGGCCTGGGGGCAAATCCAAAGATGGGAGCTCTGGTGGCGGGCGCAGTGGAACCGGAGGATATTCTCTACTATATAAAGGCTATGGTAAAGACCTTCATGGCTTACGGAAACTATGAAAACCGCGCAAAGGCAAGGACACGCTACATGCAGGACACTCTCGGCAAAGAGGGCTACATTGAGGCCTACGGTGAAAAACTCAGAGAGGTGATGGACGAGGAGAAGGACAATCTGAAGATAAAGAAGGAGGAGCTGATTTCATTTCATCCCGAGGAGAAGGCCAGGAAGGCAGCCGCCTGCACGGAGCTGTCGGATCGGGCAAGGGAGGCTGTGAAGAGCTTTCGTGTGACAGCCCAGAAGCAGAGAGGGCTCTATGCGGTAGAATATCACCCCATTGGGGGAACACCGGAACCTTCTGTATTCAGAAAGCTCTACGAGACTGTGAAGGATATGGAGGAGGTGGAGATGCGCGTGGCGCCTGATGAGGCCATGTTCATTCTCAACCTGACGGCAGAGGAGGCCGCTGAGGTATTGGAGGTGACGCAGGACAGTGCTGCCAGCCTTTTTGAAACCTCTGTGGCATGCATCGGCGCCTCCATCTGCCAGGTGGGAGTGCGGGACTCCCAGGCCTTAATCCGCACACTGGTGGAGGAGATGAGAAAGCACAGCTTTAAGGACGGCACACTTCCGAAGATTCATATTTCCGGCTGCCCGTCTTCCTGCGGAACCCACCAGATTGGAACCATCGGCTTCCAGGGAGGCGTAAAGGTCATCGACAAGGCTGCCAATCCGGCTTTTGTGCTCCATGTAAACGGAAGCGATCGTGAGGGAGACGAGCGCTTCGGCGAAAACTGGGGCACGATGCTTGAAAAGGACATTCCGCCTTTCCTGGCAGAGGTCGGAGAGACTGTGGAAAGAACAGGAAAGAACTTTGACGAATGGCTGGCAGAAAATGCCGGGGAATTCAGAGCCATTGCCGACAGATACCTCTGCTGA
- a CDS encoding ABC transporter ATP-binding protein produces the protein MYLEIENLSKSFDGKEVVSGLKLSMNRGEILCLLGASGCGKTTTLRMLGGFLKPDGGKIFLDGEDITGLEPERRPVSTVFQSYALFPHMTVLQNVMYGLKFQGMKKKEAAECAYRYLDIVGLSDRGNGAVQELSGGQQQRVALARALAVNPKVLLLDEPLSNLDAKLRIRMRDELKELQKKTGITMIFVTHDQEEAMALADRIAIMDGGRLVQTGTPSQVYRNPANLFVMEFLGTADRIELPDGQTLYVRPEEISILGRTKPGEEDGAGGRDRTQGAGTEERDGCVLLGGTISKAEYMGFYSQYFVTAGTNEIMVRDFSHEYSAGETVRLSVCTKHAFRKGRLSRTGD, from the coding sequence ATGTATCTGGAAATTGAAAATCTGAGCAAGTCATTTGACGGCAAAGAGGTGGTTTCGGGGCTGAAGCTCTCCATGAACCGCGGAGAAATCCTCTGCCTTTTGGGGGCTTCCGGCTGCGGAAAGACGACTACGCTCCGGATGCTGGGAGGATTTTTAAAGCCCGATGGCGGAAAAATTTTTCTGGACGGAGAGGATATAACGGGACTTGAGCCGGAGCGAAGGCCGGTGTCCACGGTGTTCCAGTCCTACGCGCTGTTTCCTCATATGACAGTTCTTCAGAATGTGATGTACGGGCTTAAATTTCAGGGGATGAAAAAGAAAGAGGCGGCAGAATGTGCCTACAGATACCTGGATATTGTGGGGCTCTCTGATCGGGGCAATGGGGCTGTCCAGGAGCTCTCCGGAGGCCAGCAGCAGAGAGTGGCCCTGGCCAGGGCGCTGGCCGTGAACCCGAAGGTGCTTCTGTTAGACGAGCCTTTAAGCAACCTGGATGCGAAGCTTCGAATCAGGATGAGGGACGAGCTGAAGGAGCTGCAGAAAAAGACAGGGATCACGATGATCTTTGTAACCCATGATCAGGAGGAAGCCATGGCCCTGGCAGACAGGATAGCGATTATGGACGGGGGACGCCTGGTCCAGACGGGGACTCCGTCCCAGGTTTACCGAAATCCCGCGAACCTCTTTGTCATGGAATTTCTGGGAACTGCAGATCGGATAGAACTTCCAGACGGACAGACGCTGTATGTCCGGCCGGAGGAAATTTCGATCCTGGGAAGGACGAAGCCGGGAGAAGAGGATGGGGCAGGAGGCAGAGACAGAACTCAGGGAGCTGGGACAGAGGAGAGGGACGGATGCGTGCTCTTGGGCGGAACGATTTCAAAGGCTGAGTACATGGGCTTCTACAGCCAGTATTTTGTGACTGCCGGTACGAACGAGATCATGGTCAGGGATTTCAGCCACGAGTACAGTGCAGGAGAAACAGTACGGCTGTCCGTCTGTACAAAACATGCCTTCAGAAAGGGGAGGCTGTCCCGGACAGGGGATTAA
- a CDS encoding LysR family transcriptional regulator: protein MRKGGTTMLDNRIHTFLAVCQEMNFTRAAKRLHITQPAVSQHIQYIENYYHIRAFRLEGKKLSLTQEGELLRNALLIMKNNEDSLQNALAESSGRTNPIRIGATLTAGSVLLTEPLVRIFRRWPDISLTVTVKNTAELLSQIDSGALDFAVLEGNFSKAAYSYHTYLREPFIPVCGAGLSIGSPSSLDELLGERLLLRESGSGTRMILEQILEEHGFSVSDFKNTAEIGNMQTIKELIAADCGITFLYKSAVSRELSEGTIREIPISIGMQHEISVVWQKNRLFEQQVLEVINEAF from the coding sequence ATGAGAAAAGGAGGAACAACGATGCTGGACAACCGCATTCACACTTTTCTGGCTGTCTGCCAGGAGATGAATTTCACACGGGCGGCAAAAAGGCTGCACATTACACAGCCCGCTGTTTCCCAGCACATCCAGTATATTGAAAACTATTACCATATACGTGCCTTCCGCCTGGAAGGGAAAAAGCTCTCCCTCACACAGGAGGGAGAGCTTCTCAGAAATGCTCTTCTGATTATGAAAAATAACGAGGACAGTCTTCAGAATGCTCTGGCTGAATCTTCGGGCAGAACGAACCCTATCCGGATCGGAGCCACGCTGACAGCAGGCAGCGTTCTTCTGACTGAGCCCCTTGTGCGCATTTTCCGCAGATGGCCCGACATTTCCCTGACCGTGACAGTCAAAAACACTGCGGAGCTCCTCAGCCAGATCGACAGCGGAGCTCTGGACTTCGCTGTGCTGGAGGGAAACTTTTCAAAGGCTGCCTACTCCTACCACACCTACCTCAGAGAGCCTTTCATCCCCGTCTGCGGGGCAGGGCTTTCTATCGGCTCCCCCTCCTCCCTGGATGAGCTTTTGGGAGAACGGCTGCTCCTGCGGGAATCCGGCTCAGGTACCCGGATGATTCTGGAACAGATTCTGGAGGAGCACGGTTTTTCTGTCTCTGATTTTAAGAATACGGCAGAAATCGGAAACATGCAGACCATAAAAGAGCTGATTGCCGCCGACTGCGGCATTACCTTCCTGTACAAAAGCGCAGTAAGCCGGGAGCTCTCAGAGGGGACTATCCGTGAAATCCCCATCAGCATCGGCATGCAGCATGAGATCTCCGTAGTCTGGCAGAAGAACCGGCTTTTTGAGCAGCAGGTGCTGGAGGTCATAAACGAAGCCTTTTAA
- a CDS encoding ABC transporter substrate-binding protein, translated as MRKQSIAGFMAAGMAALMLAGCGTQSTQETTAASETGAETKAESEASEAESEARDEAGGTLRVVATSEDYVTLFDKFTQETGIETELLSMSSGEVLSKVKAEGGTPMADLWFGGGIDAFMGAKEDGLLQQVNFDEAANLAPEYKDADNYWFAKGITVVGFVVNNDIIEEKGLEIPKTWDDLTDPSYQGEVLMSNPAISGTNYAVVNALLQTKGEEEGWKYFEELNKNIEYYSKRGSDPVTKTVAGEFAIGIAPMDRAIDKMEEEQNITAVYPEDGIPYVPEGVAVFKNSEGAEAACEFIEWFYSDDENLKMVADIDNKDTIKMVKPDIEGMELTFDTEMLMDEDLSLFGSERENILAKWDELAGDKSENE; from the coding sequence ATGAGAAAGCAGAGCATTGCGGGATTCATGGCAGCGGGAATGGCAGCGCTTATGCTGGCAGGATGCGGCACCCAGAGCACACAGGAGACGACAGCCGCTTCCGAGACAGGTGCAGAGACCAAGGCGGAGAGCGAAGCTTCAGAGGCGGAAAGCGAAGCCAGGGATGAGGCCGGCGGGACGCTGAGAGTAGTTGCCACCAGCGAGGATTATGTGACCTTATTTGACAAATTTACACAGGAAACAGGAATAGAGACAGAGCTTCTTTCCATGTCTTCCGGCGAGGTTCTCTCCAAGGTAAAGGCAGAGGGAGGAACTCCGATGGCCGATCTGTGGTTCGGAGGCGGAATCGATGCCTTCATGGGAGCCAAGGAGGACGGACTTCTCCAGCAGGTGAATTTTGACGAGGCGGCAAATCTGGCGCCTGAGTATAAGGATGCAGACAACTACTGGTTTGCCAAGGGAATTACCGTGGTGGGCTTTGTGGTGAACAATGATATTATCGAGGAGAAAGGCCTTGAAATTCCCAAGACCTGGGATGATCTTACAGATCCTTCCTACCAGGGAGAGGTTCTCATGTCCAATCCGGCTATCTCAGGAACAAACTATGCAGTAGTGAATGCGCTTCTTCAGACAAAGGGTGAAGAAGAAGGCTGGAAATACTTTGAAGAGCTGAATAAAAATATTGAATATTACTCCAAGCGCGGCTCCGATCCGGTAACCAAGACAGTGGCCGGCGAGTTCGCAATCGGAATCGCACCTATGGACAGGGCGATTGACAAGATGGAGGAGGAGCAGAATATCACAGCTGTTTATCCGGAGGATGGAATCCCATACGTTCCAGAGGGAGTGGCCGTATTTAAGAATTCTGAGGGAGCAGAGGCTGCCTGCGAGTTCATTGAGTGGTTCTATTCAGACGATGAGAATCTGAAAATGGTTGCCGATATCGACAACAAGGATACAATCAAGATGGTGAAGCCTGACATTGAGGGAATGGAGCTTACATTCGACACAGAGATGCTGATGGATGAGGATTTATCCCTGTTTGGTTCCGAGCGTGAGAACATCCTGGCAAAGTGGGATGAGCTGGCTGGGGACAAGTCTGAAAATGAATAG